A region of Sporosarcina sp. FSL W7-1349 DNA encodes the following proteins:
- a CDS encoding transposase, with product MEKMKLYVSVVNQQVYPHPHDSPWEYEVEITREAAPVFKRIFNQMDRLEFRNFLRAHLPYVPYHSDKDNYDVDRRTMMIYALIHEFTDEESKRFIEQLPYFR from the coding sequence ATGGAAAAGATGAAATTATACGTATCGGTCGTCAATCAGCAAGTATATCCGCATCCCCATGATTCTCCGTGGGAATATGAAGTGGAAATTACGAGGGAGGCTGCGCCCGTCTTCAAGCGGATTTTCAATCAAATGGACCGTTTGGAATTCCGGAATTTCCTTCGTGCTCATCTTCCTTACGTTCCGTATCACTCTGACAAAGACAATTATGACGTGGACCGGAGAACGATGATGATTTATGCACTGATTCATGAATTCACGGATGAAGAGTCGAAGCGGTTCATCGAACAACTGCCATATTTCCGTTGA
- a CDS encoding putative motility protein, translating into MDINSMMASQLRSLQSTVQMSVMTKALSMNTAAATEMLDSLPAQPVAAHPTKGISVDVKA; encoded by the coding sequence ATGGATATCAACTCCATGATGGCCAGTCAACTGCGCAGTTTGCAGTCCACTGTCCAAATGAGTGTGATGACGAAAGCCCTCTCGATGAACACAGCTGCGGCGACAGAAATGTTGGACAGTTTGCCGGCTCAGCCGGTTGCCGCACATCCTACTAAAGGGATTTCCGTCGATGTGAAAGCTTAA
- a CDS encoding TraR/DksA C4-type zinc finger protein, with translation MLTDQQKQKLKQELLMMKRELRKTERETDLKDSPRDEVGELSMYDNHPGDMGTELFEREKDLALNIHAEGELGKVEQALQALEDGSYGKCEVCQREIDIERLEALPYTTFCIDHVPERERDVPSDRPSEEDVLVMANPNTFADKRRSRDGKDSFAEIATFGTSETPSDFTGDYDDYNSLYDAGLQNGAAEEIEEFTGTDMSGKERGFIRTEEAQEYEERLDAENLESPLGNIPYHEKDSYVNDRKK, from the coding sequence ATGTTGACCGATCAACAAAAGCAGAAGTTGAAACAAGAGCTGCTTATGATGAAGCGTGAATTACGAAAGACAGAACGAGAAACGGATCTTAAGGATAGCCCCCGGGATGAAGTCGGAGAGCTCTCCATGTATGATAACCATCCAGGTGATATGGGCACTGAACTGTTTGAAAGAGAAAAGGACCTGGCACTCAATATTCATGCGGAGGGAGAACTCGGCAAAGTGGAGCAGGCTTTACAAGCATTGGAGGACGGCTCTTACGGCAAATGCGAAGTATGTCAGAGGGAAATTGATATCGAAAGGCTGGAGGCCCTTCCATATACGACGTTTTGCATCGACCATGTTCCAGAAAGGGAAAGAGATGTACCGAGCGACCGGCCTTCAGAGGAAGACGTCCTCGTCATGGCCAATCCGAACACCTTTGCTGACAAAAGAAGATCAAGGGACGGGAAGGACAGTTTTGCAGAAATCGCGACGTTCGGCACTTCAGAGACTCCATCTGATTTTACAGGGGATTATGATGACTACAACTCGCTATATGATGCCGGTCTCCAAAATGGAGCAGCAGAAGAGATAGAAGAGTTCACGGGCACGGATATGAGCGGAAAAGAACGTGGATTCATCCGGACCGAGGAAGCACAAGAATATGAAGAACGATTAGATGCGGAAAACCTCGAATCCCCATTGGGAAATATCCCGTATCATGAAAAAGACAGTTATGTAAATGATCGAAAGAAGTAA
- a CDS encoding metal ABC transporter solute-binding protein, Zn/Mn family, whose protein sequence is MGYKRFFILCLSVLFLLSACGKNENNEANEKDEETLTVYTTVYPLQYFSERIGGSHVDVHSIYPAGADEHTFDPTQKDMMALADADLFFYIGLGLEGFVENAEKTLKNEHVKLIPTADLIPEEQLGEGHSHEDEEHGHDKHDGHEHDEGEHDGHGHESHLHDPHVWISPNLSIELATSIKEALIDAAPEAKEEFEKNFEQLKEDLEQLDKKFQEMADEAPNKTFFVSHAAFGYLADRYGLDQVAVAGLNSQSEPSQKQLAILVEEAKEKDIKFVLFEQNVSSKLTEVIRKEIGAESLTLHNLGVLTKEDVEHEETYFTLMEHNLETLRTALSSE, encoded by the coding sequence ATGGGATACAAACGATTTTTTATTCTTTGTCTATCGGTTCTTTTCTTGCTGAGCGCTTGCGGCAAGAATGAGAATAACGAAGCGAATGAGAAAGACGAGGAAACATTGACTGTCTATACGACGGTTTATCCGCTTCAGTATTTCTCGGAACGGATTGGCGGCAGCCATGTCGACGTCCATTCCATCTATCCTGCCGGGGCCGATGAACATACATTCGACCCAACTCAAAAGGATATGATGGCCCTTGCCGACGCGGATTTATTTTTCTATATCGGACTTGGACTGGAAGGTTTTGTGGAAAATGCAGAAAAAACTTTGAAGAATGAGCATGTGAAATTGATTCCGACTGCGGACCTGATTCCGGAGGAGCAGCTTGGAGAGGGACATAGCCATGAAGACGAGGAGCATGGGCATGACAAGCACGACGGGCACGAGCATGACGAAGGAGAACATGATGGCCACGGGCACGAATCTCATCTGCATGACCCGCATGTATGGATCTCGCCAAATCTGAGTATCGAACTCGCTACCTCTATCAAAGAGGCGCTTATCGATGCAGCACCTGAAGCAAAAGAGGAGTTTGAAAAGAATTTCGAGCAATTGAAAGAAGACTTGGAACAACTGGATAAGAAATTCCAAGAAATGGCTGACGAAGCTCCGAATAAAACCTTTTTCGTGTCCCATGCCGCTTTTGGTTATTTGGCAGATCGCTACGGTTTAGACCAAGTCGCAGTCGCAGGCCTAAATTCGCAAAGCGAACCATCTCAAAAACAACTAGCGATCCTTGTCGAGGAAGCAAAAGAAAAGGACATCAAGTTTGTCCTGTTTGAACAGAATGTCTCATCCAAATTGACGGAAGTCATCCGCAAGGAAATCGGAGCGGAGTCGCTAACACTCCATAATTTAGGCGTGTTGACGAAAGAAGATGTAGAACACGAAGAAACCTATTTTACGTTGATGGAACATAATTTAGAAACATTACGCACCGCGCTAAGTAGTGAATGA
- a CDS encoding isochorismate synthase translates to MNRKLTATRDAKTGVGQKDIRFFTETIDVGRISPLAFFEAGDSCYKNERFFWQNANKTLTLVGIGHATVLTTDYGEDRYTSISNSWKQLREALIKEEKDMEPVLFGGFSFDPEVGGEEEWKGFPSSYFVVPSFQLKIQDGKTMIAINLVTDRASSAEEFEKLREERDRLLHIAQVEDFPEVSKPQVLAIEEREKEGYLAAVEQVTERIRAGEAEKVVIARSIDLRFQEPVPSISALHHITNEQQESYQFGLQKDDRLFFGATPERLIRIENGKAFSACVAGSTRRGKSAVEDRLLGEELLGDRKNREEHQYVVHMISTVFQSLCKSVTVPKMPKLMKIRDIQHLFTPVVGELEEEIDIFDLVRALHPTPALGGSPTHVAMEMIRELEKMDRGYYAAPIGWTDTAGNGEFAVAIRSGLLDGNRAHLYAGGGIVANSEKDMEYEETWVKFRPVLRALGGKLNG, encoded by the coding sequence ATGAATCGGAAGTTGACCGCTACTCGGGACGCCAAGACCGGCGTCGGCCAAAAAGATATTCGTTTTTTTACAGAGACCATTGATGTAGGCCGAATATCTCCTCTGGCATTTTTTGAAGCGGGGGATTCTTGTTATAAAAACGAACGTTTCTTTTGGCAAAATGCAAATAAAACATTGACTTTGGTCGGCATTGGGCATGCAACAGTCCTGACGACAGATTACGGGGAAGACCGATACACGAGCATATCCAACAGTTGGAAGCAGTTGAGGGAAGCGCTCATCAAAGAAGAAAAGGATATGGAACCTGTTTTGTTCGGCGGATTTTCATTTGACCCGGAAGTGGGTGGGGAGGAGGAATGGAAAGGATTCCCTTCCTCCTATTTCGTTGTCCCTTCCTTCCAATTGAAAATCCAGGACGGCAAGACGATGATTGCCATCAACTTGGTGACGGATCGCGCTTCGTCTGCGGAGGAATTTGAGAAGCTTCGCGAGGAACGGGACAGGCTCCTCCATATTGCACAAGTGGAGGACTTTCCTGAGGTATCGAAGCCTCAAGTGCTCGCAATCGAGGAACGGGAGAAAGAGGGCTATTTAGCAGCTGTGGAACAAGTGACGGAACGGATTCGAGCGGGCGAGGCGGAAAAAGTGGTCATTGCCCGTTCAATTGACCTGCGCTTCCAAGAGCCGGTCCCGTCCATTTCAGCGTTGCATCATATTACGAATGAACAACAAGAGAGCTATCAATTCGGTTTGCAGAAGGATGACCGCCTGTTTTTCGGGGCGACTCCGGAAAGGCTGATCCGGATAGAAAATGGAAAAGCATTCTCCGCTTGTGTCGCCGGCTCGACTCGCCGTGGCAAGTCTGCCGTGGAGGACCGGCTTCTTGGCGAGGAATTGCTTGGAGACCGCAAGAACCGGGAGGAGCATCAATATGTGGTTCATATGATTTCTACAGTGTTCCAATCGTTATGTAAATCGGTGACTGTGCCGAAAATGCCGAAACTGATGAAAATCCGGGATATCCAGCATCTCTTCACACCAGTTGTCGGTGAGTTGGAAGAGGAGATTGATATTTTTGATTTGGTCCGTGCGCTCCATCCCACCCCGGCGCTTGGGGGTTCGCCCACTCATGTTGCGATGGAGATGATCCGGGAGTTGGAAAAGATGGATCGTGGCTATTATGCGGCCCCGATCGGCTGGACGGACACTGCGGGGAATGGAGAGTTTGCCGTTGCAATCCGCTCGGGCCTGCTTGATGGGAATCGTGCTCATTTGTATGCGGGAGGCGGAATTGTCGCAAATTCTGAGAAGGACATGGAATACGAAGAGACTTGGGTCAAATTCAGACCGGTGCTCCGAGCACTTGGAGGAAAGTTGAATGGATAA
- the menB gene encoding 1,4-dihydroxy-2-naphthoyl-CoA synthase, producing the protein MTRQWETIRTYEDIKYEKYNGIAKVTINRPEVRNAFRPKTTAELIDAFTRARDDESIGVIILTGEGEMAFCSGGDQSVRGHGGYVGEDEIPRLNVLDLQRLIRVIPKPVVAMVAGYAIGGGHVLHVVCDLTIAAENARFGQTGPKVGSFDAGYGSGYLARIIGHKKAREIWYLCRQYDAQQALEMGLVNTVVPYEQLEDETVKWCEEMLAMSPTALRFIKAAMNADTDGLAGLQQLAGDATLLYYTTDEAKEGRDAFKEKRKPDFGQFPRFP; encoded by the coding sequence ATGACACGTCAATGGGAAACAATTCGTACATACGAAGATATTAAATACGAAAAGTATAATGGGATTGCCAAAGTGACGATCAACCGTCCGGAAGTGCGGAATGCTTTCAGACCGAAAACAACAGCGGAACTGATTGATGCTTTTACACGGGCCCGCGATGATGAGAGCATCGGAGTCATCATCCTAACAGGTGAAGGGGAGATGGCGTTCTGTTCAGGCGGTGACCAATCGGTTCGCGGCCACGGCGGCTATGTCGGGGAAGATGAAATTCCTCGTTTGAACGTATTGGATCTGCAACGGCTGATCCGCGTCATTCCAAAACCGGTTGTCGCAATGGTTGCTGGTTATGCAATCGGCGGAGGCCATGTCCTTCATGTCGTTTGCGATTTGACGATTGCTGCTGAAAATGCTCGATTCGGGCAAACGGGTCCAAAAGTTGGATCATTTGACGCAGGATACGGTTCCGGGTATCTGGCTCGTATCATCGGCCATAAAAAAGCACGGGAAATTTGGTATCTCTGCCGTCAATACGATGCGCAGCAAGCGTTGGAGATGGGGCTAGTCAACACGGTTGTCCCATATGAGCAATTGGAAGATGAAACGGTGAAATGGTGTGAGGAAATGTTGGCGATGAGCCCGACTGCCCTTCGTTTCATCAAAGCGGCGATGAATGCCGATACGGACGGCTTGGCTGGTTTGCAACAGCTTGCCGGAGATGCGACGCTCCTATACTATACAACGGATGAAGCGAAAGAGGGACGCGATGCGTTCAAAGAGAAACGCAAACCGGACTTCGGCCAATTCCCGCGTTTCCCTTAA
- the menH gene encoding 2-succinyl-6-hydroxy-2,4-cyclohexadiene-1-carboxylate synthase, which translates to MNDRVLSVRGIEVYVEIQGDVHLPTIVMLHGFTGSTRTWQEITRRLQGRFRTIAIDLIGHGKTAKPSELSRYSMDEQIKDLDDVVIQLGLERFTLLGYSMGGRTALAYAVGSPEKVEMLILESTSPGLQGKEERESRKNLDNQLANQIIEKGLTAFVDRWENIPLFDSQKALDEKTRSAIREERLSQSEIGLANSLRGMGTGCQRSYWSELDKLDIPVLLITGEFDKKFVNISREMAAHLPNSVQKTVLGAGHAIHVEKPDVFATMIEEYIN; encoded by the coding sequence TTGAATGATAGGGTGTTATCGGTCCGGGGAATAGAGGTATATGTGGAAATTCAAGGGGACGTCCATCTCCCAACGATTGTCATGCTCCATGGGTTTACAGGCAGCACACGGACGTGGCAAGAAATTACACGGCGGCTTCAGGGGCGATTCCGTACAATAGCCATTGATTTGATTGGCCATGGAAAGACTGCAAAGCCTTCGGAGCTTAGCCGGTATTCGATGGACGAGCAAATCAAAGACCTCGATGACGTGGTAATACAGCTTGGCCTGGAACGTTTCACATTGCTTGGCTATTCCATGGGCGGGCGCACGGCACTTGCCTACGCGGTGGGATCCCCTGAAAAAGTAGAGATGTTGATTCTCGAAAGCACCTCACCAGGACTTCAAGGGAAAGAGGAGAGGGAGTCCCGAAAAAATTTGGATAATCAGCTTGCCAATCAAATCATCGAGAAGGGACTCACTGCTTTTGTGGATAGGTGGGAAAATATCCCTTTATTTGATTCGCAGAAAGCCTTGGATGAAAAGACCCGTTCTGCCATCCGGGAAGAACGTCTAAGTCAAAGTGAAATTGGACTCGCGAATAGCTTACGGGGCATGGGAACGGGATGTCAGCGCTCCTACTGGAGTGAACTCGACAAACTAGATATTCCCGTTCTTCTCATTACGGGGGAATTCGACAAGAAATTCGTCAATATTTCCCGGGAAATGGCCGCGCACTTGCCCAATAGCGTCCAAAAGACCGTTTTGGGAGCGGGCCATGCGATTCATGTGGAAAAACCGGATGTTTTTGCTACAATGATAGAGGAGTATATAAATTAG
- a CDS encoding 1,4-dihydroxy-2-naphthoate polyprenyltransferase, giving the protein MQQTMKADTGWRIWWKLTRPHTLTAAFAPVFLGTMIALTQGPIHLPLFFAMLIASILIQMATNMFNEYYDYKRGLDTEHSVGIGGTIVRNGVKPKTVLNLALALYGISVLIGIYICSETSWMLALVGALSMMVGYFYTGGPYPIAYTPFGELFSGVVMGMFLILIAFYIQTGEITREAVLLSIPSVLLVGGIMLANNIRDLESDKEGGRRTLAILVGRSKAITILMSFFILSYIWILALVLFGHLTPWALLIFLAVKKPASAISEFRKNRLPIQMMPAMKNTAVTNTLFATLLGIGILIGHLL; this is encoded by the coding sequence TTGCAACAGACGATGAAGGCGGATACCGGCTGGCGCATTTGGTGGAAACTGACACGTCCCCATACATTGACCGCTGCGTTTGCGCCTGTTTTTTTAGGGACGATGATTGCTTTAACACAAGGACCAATTCATCTTCCTCTATTTTTCGCCATGCTAATCGCAAGTATACTCATTCAAATGGCGACAAATATGTTCAATGAGTATTATGACTATAAAAGAGGACTCGATACGGAACACTCCGTTGGAATCGGCGGAACAATCGTCCGCAATGGGGTGAAGCCGAAAACAGTACTGAATCTCGCGCTGGCTCTTTACGGGATTTCCGTGCTGATTGGCATTTATATTTGTTCCGAAACCTCTTGGATGCTTGCTCTGGTCGGGGCACTGTCGATGATGGTCGGCTATTTCTATACAGGAGGCCCTTATCCGATAGCGTATACGCCTTTTGGGGAATTGTTTTCAGGTGTTGTGATGGGCATGTTTTTGATTCTCATCGCCTTTTATATCCAGACGGGAGAAATCACGAGAGAAGCTGTCCTGCTTTCCATTCCGAGTGTGCTATTGGTTGGTGGGATCATGCTAGCCAATAATATCCGGGACTTGGAGAGCGATAAGGAAGGCGGAAGGAGAACACTCGCCATCTTAGTTGGCCGATCCAAAGCAATCACGATATTGATGTCGTTTTTCATCCTTTCGTATATCTGGATTTTGGCACTTGTCCTTTTCGGTCACTTGACCCCTTGGGCGTTGCTGATCTTTTTGGCAGTGAAAAAGCCGGCTTCCGCCATTTCGGAATTTCGAAAAAATCGGTTACCAATCCAGATGATGCCGGCTATGAAAAACACGGCAGTGACCAACACTTTGTTTGCCACGCTGCTCGGTATCGGAATCCTAATTGGACATTTACTGTAA
- the yidD gene encoding membrane protein insertion efficiency factor YidD, whose translation MKKLLIGLIKIYQKVISPLTPPSCRFYPTCSHYGIEAIAKHGTWKGGWLTIKRISKCHPFHEGGFDPVPEKVEEKNKV comes from the coding sequence TTGAAAAAATTGCTAATCGGTTTAATTAAAATATATCAAAAAGTCATATCTCCACTGACACCTCCCTCTTGTCGCTTCTATCCGACTTGTTCCCATTATGGTATAGAGGCCATTGCAAAACATGGAACGTGGAAAGGGGGATGGTTGACCATCAAACGGATTTCAAAATGCCACCCATTCCATGAAGGCGGATTCGATCCTGTTCCGGAAAAAGTGGAAGAAAAGAACAAAGTGTAA
- a CDS encoding o-succinylbenzoate--CoA ligase, with product MIPNWLMQRAYLTPHKTAFSFGEERWTFWEMKDRALQLAGKLKGQGLASDSRIALLGSSNPEMVFMIQACLLADLEIVMLNSRLTAEELQWQVKDSKAATVLVQDSLRHLVHPNLPVLLFSEVEAGQSMAHVPQELWGPDRTITIMYTSGTTGLPKGVRQTAGNHTSSALSSVLNLGLEEQDVWLCAMPLFHISGFSILVRSLLYGMEVRLYEKFDAVAAAEEIRQGTVTRMSVVATMLNRILQELEKQDQMAHPSFRTMLPGGGPVPVNYLERAAERNMPVLQTYGMTETSSQTATLAAQDAIRKIGSAGKPLFFNQIKINGAHAAGDVGEVLIRGPHVTPGYIGHAATEDPLRDGWLPTGDLGYIDEEGYLFIVDRRSDLIISGGENIYPAEIENILASHPAVLEAGVCGQAHPEWGTVPVAFIVKQGEVTADTLTAFCEERLARYKLPKAYYFVNQLPRNASNKLLRRELKQWAAQQEGHGNLERSD from the coding sequence ATGATTCCAAACTGGCTCATGCAGCGCGCTTATTTGACACCGCACAAAACGGCCTTCTCGTTCGGCGAGGAACGTTGGACCTTTTGGGAAATGAAAGACAGGGCTTTACAGCTTGCCGGGAAGTTGAAAGGGCAAGGCTTGGCCTCCGATAGCCGCATTGCATTGCTCGGTTCGTCCAATCCGGAAATGGTCTTCATGATCCAGGCGTGCCTTTTGGCCGATCTGGAAATCGTCATGCTTAACAGCCGGCTGACAGCGGAGGAGCTTCAGTGGCAAGTGAAGGATTCGAAAGCCGCGACGGTGTTGGTTCAAGATTCGCTGCGCCACCTCGTCCATCCCAATTTGCCGGTTCTCCTGTTTTCGGAAGTGGAAGCGGGGCAAAGCATGGCGCATGTTCCCCAAGAATTATGGGGACCCGACCGCACGATTACGATCATGTATACATCCGGCACAACCGGATTGCCTAAAGGCGTCCGCCAAACTGCGGGAAATCACACATCCAGCGCATTGTCTTCCGTGTTGAACCTCGGACTGGAGGAACAGGATGTCTGGTTATGCGCAATGCCGTTGTTCCATATTAGTGGCTTTTCTATCTTAGTCCGTTCGCTGCTATACGGGATGGAAGTGAGATTGTATGAGAAATTTGACGCGGTTGCTGCGGCGGAGGAAATCCGACAAGGGACAGTGACTCGGATGTCCGTTGTAGCCACGATGTTGAATCGGATTTTGCAGGAACTGGAGAAGCAGGATCAGATGGCGCATCCTTCTTTCCGGACCATGCTTCCCGGAGGCGGGCCGGTGCCCGTGAATTATTTGGAACGAGCTGCTGAACGGAACATGCCAGTCCTGCAAACGTATGGCATGACCGAAACGAGCTCCCAAACGGCCACCTTGGCTGCACAGGATGCAATTCGGAAAATCGGTTCCGCAGGGAAACCGCTCTTTTTTAACCAAATCAAAATAAACGGCGCCCACGCTGCAGGAGATGTGGGGGAAGTACTCATTCGAGGCCCGCATGTCACGCCAGGGTATATTGGCCATGCGGCGACGGAAGATCCGCTACGGGACGGCTGGTTGCCGACGGGAGACCTCGGTTATATTGATGAGGAAGGGTATTTATTTATCGTCGACCGGCGTTCGGACTTGATCATTTCAGGCGGAGAGAATATTTATCCGGCCGAGATTGAAAACATCCTTGCTTCGCATCCAGCTGTGTTGGAGGCGGGCGTCTGCGGACAAGCCCATCCGGAATGGGGCACCGTACCGGTGGCGTTTATCGTGAAGCAAGGCGAGGTGACGGCTGATACGCTGACCGCATTTTGCGAGGAGAGACTCGCCCGTTATAAATTGCCAAAAGCATACTACTTTGTGAACCAGTTACCTCGCAACGCGTCCAATAAACTGCTGCGGCGCGAATTGAAACAGTGGGCCGCCCAACAGGAAGGCCATGGGAACTTGGAACGTTCGGATTAA
- a CDS encoding Dps family protein, with amino-acid sequence MSKELLEELNTQVSTWSVMYAKLHNYHWYVKGNQFFTLHAKFEELYNEATLHMDEIAERILTLGGNPVATLKEHLEQSVVEEASGSEKAEGMVQTLVEDFDKIMKSLKKGMDLAAKDGDDMTEDLLNATYQSIEKHQWMLNAFLGEDNK; translated from the coding sequence ATGTCTAAAGAGCTATTAGAAGAGTTGAACACACAGGTTTCCACATGGTCAGTCATGTATGCGAAACTCCATAATTACCATTGGTATGTAAAGGGGAATCAATTCTTCACCCTCCATGCGAAATTCGAGGAACTTTATAATGAGGCTACGCTACATATGGATGAAATCGCCGAGCGTATTTTGACACTAGGTGGAAATCCGGTTGCCACGCTAAAAGAGCACCTGGAGCAATCTGTCGTGGAAGAAGCGAGCGGAAGCGAGAAGGCGGAAGGCATGGTTCAAACCTTGGTGGAGGATTTCGATAAAATCATGAAATCGCTGAAAAAGGGAATGGACCTCGCTGCAAAAGACGGCGATGATATGACCGAGGATCTATTGAATGCGACGTATCAAAGCATCGAAAAACACCAGTGGATGCTGAATGCCTTCCTCGGAGAGGATAATAAATAA
- the menD gene encoding 2-succinyl-5-enolpyruvyl-6-hydroxy-3-cyclohexene-1-carboxylic-acid synthase → MDNRQILTAHVRRITGALLQAGVRSAVISPGSRSTPLAYAFASTPDLQTHIQVDERSAAYYALGMAKASGQPVALLCTSGTAASNYHPAITEAYYARIPLVVITADRPHELREVGAPQAIDQIRMYGGHVKYSVDFPMAEESAVMDDFIDRHIRRALSVAQTVPQGPVHLNMPFREPLLIDFDLPASPTTFQGRIRSNDCLDENAKREIVDVLTKSNNGMVVVGELSATLDKTAFWRFAQQLGWPVLCDPLSQLRSEVPASCSSLCIDHYDAILKSESFQEKAVPQTVIRFGSHPVSKPLALYLSGVRPSTVLVVDESPEFRDPFGVATHHIQASPEAVWQLEVSGSNSSYAKLWAQANEIASDITSNYAGSIGDEGIYAKMLFDHLPDGSDLFSGSSMPIRDVDTFFRKTDRDIAVFANRGTNGIDGVISSAFGVQETRKRPTWLLIGDLSFLHDVNGLIITRFQETDLTIVIMNNDGGGIFSYLSQSQVSQHFEQLFGTPTGLTFNHIAAMYDAQYSDVRTPEQFAEVLAEPKTKPVRIIEVFTDRPSNVKAHRELWSKIVEGIDSIE, encoded by the coding sequence ATGGATAATCGACAAATATTGACCGCTCACGTACGGCGGATTACCGGGGCATTGCTCCAAGCAGGCGTCCGATCGGCGGTTATCAGCCCGGGATCCCGTTCCACTCCGCTTGCCTATGCGTTTGCTTCGACGCCTGACTTGCAGACGCATATACAGGTGGACGAGCGTTCTGCGGCTTATTATGCACTTGGAATGGCCAAGGCATCCGGGCAGCCTGTCGCCTTGCTCTGTACGTCTGGCACGGCAGCTTCCAATTATCACCCTGCCATCACGGAGGCCTATTATGCACGGATTCCACTCGTTGTCATTACAGCGGACCGGCCGCATGAATTAAGAGAAGTCGGCGCTCCGCAGGCGATCGATCAAATCCGGATGTACGGCGGCCATGTAAAGTATAGCGTGGATTTTCCTATGGCTGAAGAGAGCGCCGTGATGGACGATTTCATCGATCGCCATATCCGCAGGGCCCTATCGGTGGCGCAGACCGTTCCGCAAGGTCCTGTCCATTTGAATATGCCTTTCCGAGAACCGCTTTTGATCGACTTTGATTTGCCGGCGTCGCCAACGACGTTCCAAGGGCGGATTCGTTCAAATGACTGCCTGGATGAAAACGCCAAACGGGAGATTGTCGATGTATTGACGAAATCGAATAACGGAATGGTCGTTGTAGGCGAGTTGTCTGCGACACTTGATAAAACCGCCTTTTGGCGATTTGCACAGCAATTGGGCTGGCCGGTCCTTTGCGATCCTTTATCTCAGCTCCGTTCGGAAGTACCGGCTTCTTGTTCATCACTTTGCATCGACCATTACGACGCTATCTTGAAGAGTGAAAGTTTCCAAGAGAAAGCGGTGCCTCAGACGGTGATCCGATTCGGCTCGCACCCGGTGTCGAAGCCATTGGCACTTTATTTATCCGGCGTGCGTCCATCGACAGTACTCGTCGTGGATGAATCGCCTGAATTTCGTGATCCATTCGGTGTGGCGACGCATCATATCCAGGCATCACCCGAAGCGGTCTGGCAACTTGAAGTGTCTGGCTCCAATTCGTCCTACGCAAAGCTTTGGGCACAGGCGAATGAGATCGCATCCGATATTACATCCAATTATGCTGGCAGTATCGGCGACGAAGGGATCTACGCTAAGATGCTATTCGATCATTTGCCGGATGGGAGCGATTTATTTAGCGGCAGCAGCATGCCGATCCGGGATGTCGATACGTTCTTTCGTAAAACGGACCGAGACATTGCAGTATTTGCAAATCGGGGTACAAATGGCATTGATGGCGTCATTTCCTCGGCATTCGGTGTCCAAGAAACACGGAAACGGCCGACTTGGCTGTTAATCGGGGATTTGTCCTTCCTTCATGACGTCAATGGCCTGATCATCACTCGCTTCCAAGAGACGGATTTGACGATTGTTATTATGAATAATGACGGAGGCGGCATCTTTTCCTATCTGTCCCAGTCCCAAGTGAGCCAGCATTTCGAGCAACTATTCGGGACCCCGACTGGGCTGACGTTCAACCATATTGCGGCGATGTATGACGCCCAATATTCCGATGTCCGGACGCCCGAACAGTTTGCGGAAGTGCTTGCCGAGCCGAAAACGAAGCCTGTCCGGATCATTGAGGTGTTTACGGATCGACCGTCGAATGTCAAGGCGCATCGGGAGCTTTGGTCAAAGATCGTGGAAGGGATCGATTCGATTGAATGA